The Palaemon carinicauda isolate YSFRI2023 chromosome 43, ASM3689809v2, whole genome shotgun sequence genome window below encodes:
- the LOC137633799 gene encoding uncharacterized protein, protein MDRPVPYSFSLSDVFEFISRIDQLDAIKTLGVLQLRDFTRVTPEFFHYLFQEGLLGDFRGTCKKCKTGDVALMRDGCNVGSEKSNYFWRCRNRKCRRKFTMRHKSFFEGSHLEERDIILLTCCWVLRWPQYCVELKTEHLGSHTLVDWYNFCRGVCEQVLILDNKKIGGPGHIVEVDESKFGKRKYNIGHEVKGTWVFGGIDRETRETFFRVVEKRNAETLISALKEHVLPGTTIISDCWKGYGKVKDHDFKHFTVNHSVNFVDPNDPTVHTNTIESQWRVLKRSVLPRFGTQKSLYESYFAEYCIRKRYLEKSVCPFRAFLQLIKRVYPLKASPLYLPIPSNATNVRPSNVRPSCSRSSANDARPSTSRKSSSPPPNPPPQKRLKDQEPEDFGFSDYKI, encoded by the coding sequence atggatagacctgttccgtatagtttctctttGAGTGATGTTTTCGAGTTTATCTCCCGTATTGATCAGCTTGATGCAATTAAGACTCTCGGAGTTTTACAGctacgtgatttcactcgtgttacccccgaattctttcactatttatttcaagaaggcctcttaggggattttagaggtacatgtaaaaagtgtaaaacaggtgatgTGGCCCTCATGCGTGATGGCTGCAATGTGGGCAGTGAAAAATCCAATTATTTCTGGAGGTGTAGGAACCGCAAGTGTCGCCGAAAATTCACAATGCGGCATAAATCATTCTTTGAGGGCTCACACCTCGAAGAACGTGATATCATCCTCCTCACGTGTTGTTGGGTTCTTCGTTGGCCTCAATACTGTGTTGAATTGAAGACCGAACACCTTGGTTCTCACACTCTCGTTGACTGGTACAACTTTTGCCGAGGAGTGTGTGAACAAGTGTTGATTTTGGACAATAAGAAAATTGGTGGACCAGGGCACATTGTGGAAGTGGACGAGAGCAAGTTCGGCAAGAGGAAGTATAACATCGGGCATGAAGTCAAAGGAACCTGGGTCTTTGGGGGCATTGACCGGGAAACACGCGAGACCTTTTTCAGAGTGGTTGAGAAACGTAACGCAGAAACGTTGATCTCGGCGCTCAAAGAGCACGTTCTTCCCGGGACCACTATCATTTCCGATTGCTGGAAAGGATATGGCAAAGTCAAAGACcatgattttaaacattttactgtaaACCACAGTGTTAACTTCGTTGATCCTAATGACCCGACCGTACATACGAACACTATAGAATCGCAATGGCGGGTTCTCAAAAGGAGCGTGCTACCAAGATTTGGTACCCAGAAATCGTTGTACGAAAGCTATTTCGCGGAGTACTGTATCAGGAAGCGATATCTAGAAAAGTCCGTATGTCCGTTCAGGGCATTTTTACAGCTCATCAAGCGCGTGTACCCGCTCAAAGCCAGTCCTCTCTACTTGCCGATTCCCTCTAACGCTACTAACGTTCGGCCAAGTAACGTTCGTCCATCCTGCAGCCGTTCTTCAGCTAACGACGCCCGACCTTCCACTAGTCGCAAAAGTTCAAGTCCTCCTCCTAATCCTCCACCCCAGAAGAGGTTGAAGGACCAAGAACCGGAGGATTTTGGTTTTAGCGACTACAAAATTTAA